A portion of the Marinobacter alexandrii genome contains these proteins:
- a CDS encoding cob(I)yrinic acid a,c-diamide adenosyltransferase: MSAKLYTKTGDKGKTSLLGGKKVSKADFRIEAYGNVDELNSFIGHLKDHEGVENRLKQQLYWIQEHLFSIGSILATESDFKGFELPKVSQTEVQQLEVWIDKFDKEVPPLRNFILPGGHPAVSLSHICRTVCRRTERSIISLNDHELVDESILQFINRLSDYLFIFARAIGHILGVKEIPWAPKP, translated from the coding sequence ATGAGTGCTAAGCTCTACACAAAAACTGGCGATAAAGGGAAAACATCTCTCTTAGGAGGCAAGAAAGTTTCCAAGGCAGATTTTAGGATAGAAGCTTATGGAAATGTGGATGAGCTAAATTCTTTTATCGGCCACCTAAAAGATCATGAAGGTGTAGAGAATAGACTTAAACAGCAACTTTACTGGATACAAGAGCATCTGTTCTCCATAGGAAGTATTCTAGCCACAGAATCAGATTTCAAAGGATTTGAATTGCCAAAAGTTTCGCAAACTGAGGTTCAACAACTCGAGGTTTGGATTGATAAGTTTGATAAAGAAGTACCGCCACTAAGGAACTTCATATTACCAGGAGGCCATCCGGCTGTTTCTTTATCTCACATCTGTAGAACCGTTTGCAGGCGAACCGAAAGAAGCATCATTTCGTTAAATGATCACGAGCTTGTAGATGAGTCAATATTACAATTCATAAATAGATTGTCTGATTATTTGTTCATCTTTGCGCGCGCAATCGGGCACATTCTGGGTGTGAAGGAGATTCCTTGGGCACCAAAGCCCTGA
- a CDS encoding ABC transporter ATP-binding protein, whose amino-acid sequence MSSIITTSEVSKKYVMGSEIIMALKSISINIDRGEYVAFMGPSGSGKSTLMNIIGCLDTPTDGTYVLNDNDVSDLTENELAEIRNKEIGFVFQTFNLLPRASALENVSLPLVYAGYNSADREEKALAALAGVGLDDRAYHKPNELSGGQRQRVAIARALVNDPSIILADEPTGNLDSKTSYDIMDLFQELHDKGNTIIMVTHEEDIAEYSHRIVRMRDGLIETDEVNKNIRTSKVHA is encoded by the coding sequence ATGAGCAGCATCATCACCACTTCAGAAGTTTCAAAGAAATATGTCATGGGCAGTGAAATTATCATGGCCCTAAAATCTATCTCAATCAATATTGATCGAGGTGAATATGTAGCCTTTATGGGGCCTTCAGGTTCTGGTAAATCTACCCTTATGAATATAATTGGGTGCCTAGATACACCTACGGATGGCACCTACGTATTGAATGATAATGATGTAAGTGATTTGACTGAGAATGAGCTTGCTGAAATTAGAAATAAGGAAATTGGATTTGTATTCCAGACATTTAATCTACTACCAAGAGCTTCCGCATTAGAAAACGTATCACTACCATTGGTTTATGCAGGGTATAACTCAGCAGATAGAGAAGAGAAGGCTTTAGCTGCTTTAGCCGGTGTAGGTTTAGATGATCGAGCATATCACAAACCCAACGAGCTCTCAGGAGGTCAACGGCAAAGAGTTGCTATTGCTCGTGCTTTAGTAAATGATCCGAGTATTATTCTAGCTGATGAGCCTACTGGTAACCTCGACTCGAAAACATCTTACGACATTATGGATCTTTTTCAAGAGCTTCATGACAAGGGTAACACTATCATCATGGTGACTCATGAAGAAGATATTGCTGAATATTCGCACAGAATCGTAAGAATGAGAGATGGTCTCATTGAAACTGATGAGGTAAATAAAAATATTCGAACTTCGAAAGTGCACGCATGA
- a CDS encoding ATP-dependent Clp protease adaptor ClpS has product MSTDFDIEEEIQVGEDIGNENVRDLMVFNDDFNTFDHVINTLVKVCKHDVHQAEQCTFLIHYKGKCSVKKGDYEELKPMREGITSKGIKASII; this is encoded by the coding sequence ATGAGTACTGATTTTGATATAGAAGAAGAAATCCAGGTTGGAGAAGACATTGGAAATGAAAATGTGCGAGATCTCATGGTATTCAATGATGATTTCAACACATTTGATCATGTGATTAATACACTAGTGAAAGTTTGTAAACATGATGTTCATCAAGCAGAGCAATGTACATTTCTAATTCACTACAAAGGCAAGTGTTCTGTTAAAAAAGGCGATTATGAAGAGTTGAAGCCGATGCGTGAGGGGATAACTTCAAAAGGTATAAAAGCCTCCATTATTTGA
- a CDS encoding group III truncated hemoglobin, giving the protein MKSGDLKNRDDVLILVRSFYQKVQENEMLAPIFLKFITDWDPHIQVITNFWESTLFSSNSYKGNPMAIHMDVDKNIEYSLTQNHFDEWVNLWHQTIESMFEGEKAEMAKQRASNIANIMFIRLYQARN; this is encoded by the coding sequence ATGAAATCAGGTGACCTAAAAAATAGAGACGATGTTTTAATTCTCGTCCGCTCTTTTTATCAAAAAGTTCAAGAGAATGAAATGCTCGCACCTATTTTCCTGAAGTTCATTACTGACTGGGATCCACATATACAGGTCATTACAAATTTCTGGGAGTCCACCCTTTTTTCTTCAAATTCATACAAAGGCAACCCAATGGCCATTCACATGGATGTAGATAAAAATATTGAGTACTCTTTAACTCAAAACCATTTTGATGAGTGGGTCAACTTATGGCATCAAACGATAGAATCAATGTTTGAGGGGGAAAAGGCAGAGATGGCTAAGCAGCGAGCCAGCAACATCGCAAATATTATGTTTATTAGACTCTATCAGGCACGCAATTAA
- a CDS encoding glycerophosphodiester phosphodiesterase family protein: protein MGSVRNPRFPEQRQISVYKPLLLDVIDSIESFIRENSLQPVNYNIELKTKASTDTLFHPVPAEFSELVYDLISEKQLWNRVTIQSFDFRTLQYFHAKHPEVKLALLIENELSWRSNIDSLGFIPDIYSSYYRLLSQKKVEEIQGSGMKVIPWTVNEISEINKVLAWEVDGIITDYPDRALNATNRK from the coding sequence TTGGGGTCAGTAAGAAATCCAAGGTTCCCTGAGCAAAGACAAATATCAGTTTACAAACCCCTCTTACTTGATGTCATTGATAGCATAGAATCTTTTATAAGAGAGAATAGCTTACAGCCGGTTAATTATAACATTGAACTAAAGACCAAAGCAAGTACAGATACTTTATTTCATCCCGTACCCGCAGAATTTTCAGAGTTAGTATATGATTTGATAAGCGAAAAACAACTTTGGAATCGGGTGACTATTCAATCTTTCGATTTTAGAACGCTCCAGTATTTTCATGCCAAACACCCGGAAGTGAAACTCGCCTTGCTGATAGAGAATGAATTGTCATGGCGAAGTAATATTGATTCTTTGGGTTTCATTCCAGACATATACTCATCATATTATAGGTTACTTTCGCAAAAAAAAGTAGAAGAAATCCAAGGCAGTGGTATGAAAGTCATACCATGGACGGTCAATGAAATCTCTGAAATAAACAAAGTGTTAGCTTGGGAAGTTGATGGGATCATAACAGACTATCCTGATAGAGCCTTAAATGCAACAAATAGGAAATGA
- a CDS encoding YHS domain-containing (seleno)protein: MRKFAFFAIPTLFLLGACSSESPEEKDPVFNEEGIALAGYDPVAYFEQSEAKKGTDQEVVNYEGLKYYFSSTKNKLLFEENPEKYLPEYGGWCAFAIAESSTKMEPDPTMWQIQDGKLQLFYDDWMTNLTGNLKEAWNEDSIASKIKADENWQKFGN, encoded by the coding sequence ATGAGAAAATTTGCATTTTTTGCCATCCCAACACTCTTCTTGTTGGGAGCGTGTTCTTCAGAATCGCCAGAAGAAAAAGATCCAGTATTCAATGAGGAAGGCATAGCTCTAGCTGGTTATGATCCAGTCGCATATTTTGAACAATCTGAAGCAAAAAAAGGAACGGATCAAGAAGTTGTAAACTATGAAGGGCTGAAATATTACTTTTCGAGTACAAAAAATAAGTTACTATTTGAGGAAAATCCGGAAAAATATCTCCCTGAGTATGGTGGATGGTGTGCTTTTGCCATCGCTGAGTCATCCACTAAGATGGAACCAGATCCAACCATGTGGCAAATACAAGATGGTAAGCTTCAGCTATTTTATGATGATTGGATGACTAACCTAACAGGAAACCTTAAGGAAGCCTGGAATGAAGATTCTATAGCATCTAAGATTAAGGCAGACGAAAATTGGCAAAAATTCGGCAACTAA
- a CDS encoding DUF2461 domain-containing protein, with protein sequence MNLQLALDFLTDLSKHNNKAWMDDNKKRYLEAKSQVIELVSEVIKKSIIFSPGLSGIDPKKTLFRINRDIRFSKNKDPYKTNFGASIVEGGKKSGNPGFYLHLMSGNSFVGGGVYQPSSEMLQKVRQEIDYNGKDLLAIIENKDFQKIYSEPYGEDRLKTAPKGYPKDHEHIELLQLKHYVFMRNATDKEVTSNDFVNKIVESFQALHPFNQFLSRALD encoded by the coding sequence ATGAATTTACAATTGGCATTAGACTTTCTCACTGATCTATCTAAACATAACAATAAAGCTTGGATGGATGATAATAAAAAAAGATACCTAGAAGCTAAATCTCAGGTAATTGAATTGGTTTCTGAAGTAATTAAAAAATCAATTATTTTCTCTCCTGGTTTATCAGGAATTGATCCTAAGAAAACACTGTTTAGAATCAATAGGGATATTAGATTTAGTAAAAATAAAGACCCCTATAAAACCAATTTTGGAGCTTCTATTGTTGAAGGAGGTAAGAAATCGGGGAACCCTGGCTTTTACCTACATCTAATGTCTGGGAATAGCTTTGTTGGAGGAGGCGTTTATCAACCTTCCTCTGAAATGCTCCAAAAGGTTCGTCAGGAAATTGATTACAACGGGAAAGATCTTTTGGCGATTATAGAAAACAAAGATTTTCAGAAGATATATAGTGAGCCATATGGGGAAGACAGATTAAAGACTGCACCAAAGGGTTACCCAAAAGATCATGAACATATTGAGCTTCTTCAATTAAAGCATTACGTATTTATGAGGAATGCAACTGACAAGGAGGTTACCTCAAATGACTTTGTGAATAAGATTGTAGAGTCTTTTCAAGCTTTACATCCATTCAATCAGTTTCTCTCGCGAGCATTAGACTAA
- a CDS encoding sodium:solute symporter, protein MNPLFVGAIILGYFILLISISWLTSKNAKATDFYTANRESKWYLVAFGMIGASLSGVTFISVPGEVANSNFYYFQVVLGYLVGYFVIAKVLLPLYYRLNLVSIYTYLEQRFGFWSYKSGAFFFLISRIIGASFRLFLVAGVLQIAFFDAFDLPFWISVLVTILLIWLYTFRGGIKTIVWTDALQTTFMLIAVVVSILFIKNELSWTWTELTSNLFQDERSTVFNWDWKSGRNFFKQFFSGAFIAIVMTGLDQDMMQKNLTCKNIGDAQKNIFWFCVILVIVNFLFLSLGVLLYQYAEIGNIAIPEKSDSLFPMLAVNNFSTIGSITFLLGITAAAYSSADSALTALTTSFCIDFLGFKKENYERRKKLRIGVHFGFSIILFFVILLFQAINDQSIINSVFIAAGYTYGPLLGLFTFGIFTKWDVRDNLVPLVSILSPLLSCIINLNSETLLGGYKFGFEILILNGLIMFLGLIFIRKSSVSLR, encoded by the coding sequence ATGAATCCACTTTTCGTTGGAGCGATCATTCTCGGATATTTCATTTTGCTTATATCTATTTCATGGCTAACCTCCAAAAATGCAAAAGCTACAGATTTTTATACCGCTAATAGAGAATCAAAATGGTATTTAGTGGCATTTGGAATGATCGGAGCATCACTTTCAGGAGTGACATTTATTTCTGTCCCGGGAGAAGTTGCAAATTCCAACTTCTACTACTTTCAGGTTGTGTTGGGTTACTTGGTCGGTTATTTTGTGATTGCTAAAGTTTTACTTCCTCTTTATTACAGACTGAATCTGGTATCGATTTACACCTACTTGGAACAACGCTTTGGATTCTGGTCTTATAAGTCGGGGGCCTTCTTCTTTTTGATCAGCCGAATAATTGGTGCAAGTTTTCGTCTATTTCTTGTAGCGGGCGTATTACAAATAGCCTTTTTTGATGCGTTTGATCTTCCATTCTGGATATCTGTATTAGTGACCATTCTGCTGATTTGGCTTTACACCTTTAGAGGTGGGATAAAAACAATTGTTTGGACAGATGCGCTCCAGACAACCTTCATGTTGATTGCGGTAGTTGTTAGTATCCTGTTTATCAAAAATGAACTCTCGTGGACCTGGACAGAGCTTACTTCAAATCTTTTTCAAGATGAAAGATCTACTGTTTTTAATTGGGATTGGAAGAGTGGCCGCAATTTTTTCAAGCAATTTTTCAGTGGTGCATTCATCGCCATCGTTATGACGGGGCTAGATCAGGATATGATGCAAAAAAATCTCACCTGTAAGAATATTGGGGATGCTCAAAAAAATATCTTTTGGTTTTGCGTAATACTTGTCATTGTTAATTTCCTGTTCTTAAGCCTTGGTGTACTGCTCTACCAGTATGCAGAAATTGGAAACATTGCAATACCAGAAAAGTCAGATAGTCTTTTTCCAATGCTTGCTGTCAATAACTTTTCTACTATTGGCTCCATTACATTCTTATTAGGCATCACGGCAGCAGCATATTCCAGTGCAGATTCTGCCCTAACGGCACTTACTACATCCTTTTGTATAGACTTTCTTGGTTTCAAAAAAGAAAACTATGAGAGGAGAAAAAAACTGCGTATTGGTGTTCACTTTGGGTTTTCTATCATTCTGTTTTTTGTAATCCTACTATTCCAAGCTATCAATGACCAAAGCATCATCAACTCTGTTTTTATTGCTGCTGGTTATACATATGGCCCATTACTAGGACTATTCACCTTTGGTATTTTTACTAAGTGGGACGTGAGGGACAATCTGGTCCCTTTGGTATCTATTCTTTCTCCTCTTTTGAGCTGCATCATCAACCTTAATTCCGAGACCCTTTTAGGTGGTTATAAGTTTGGCTTTGAAATTTTGATCCTGAATGGGTTGATCATGTTTTTAGGGCTGATTTTTATCAGGAAATCAAGTGTTAGTTTGAGATAA
- the recR gene encoding recombination mediator RecR, which produces MDYPSQLVERAVEEISRLPGIGKKTALRLALHLLKQPQNTTLELSSSLKELRENIKYCKTCHIIADTEDCTCQSAYRDTSVICVVEDTPDVLAIRNTGQYNGLFHVLGGRISPMDGIGPENVKIDSLVNRIKSDDQIKEVILALSATMEGDTTSFYITKLLKEFGITVTTIARGIPVGSELEFADEVTLGRSIATRTLFNQD; this is translated from the coding sequence ATGGATTACCCCTCTCAATTAGTTGAAAGAGCAGTTGAAGAAATCTCTCGTTTACCAGGAATAGGAAAGAAAACCGCCTTAAGATTAGCACTTCACCTTCTGAAGCAGCCACAAAACACAACACTCGAACTATCATCCTCGCTTAAGGAACTTCGCGAAAATATCAAGTACTGCAAAACCTGCCATATTATAGCAGATACTGAAGATTGCACCTGTCAAAGTGCATATAGAGATACCTCAGTCATTTGTGTAGTGGAGGATACTCCGGATGTTCTTGCAATTAGAAACACGGGTCAATATAACGGGCTATTCCACGTTCTTGGAGGTCGTATTTCTCCAATGGATGGAATTGGACCAGAAAATGTAAAAATTGATTCATTAGTGAATCGTATTAAAAGTGATGATCAAATTAAAGAAGTGATTTTAGCCCTAAGCGCTACTATGGAGGGAGACACTACATCTTTCTACATAACTAAACTTTTGAAAGAGTTTGGCATCACTGTTACCACTATAGCCAGAGGAATACCCGTAGGGAGTGAACTTGAATTTGCAGATGAAGTAACTCTAGGAAGAAGTATTGCGACTAGAACGCTATTTAATCAAGATTAA
- a CDS encoding glycerophosphodiester phosphodiesterase family protein, giving the protein MSKWLLAFIILSYSCSQKKNLLNIEIQGHRGARGLAPENSIPGFILAVDLGVNTLELDLVVSKDKKLIVSHESFFSSDFCLDTMSRPIEEDSIINIYQLSYCDIKKFDWGQ; this is encoded by the coding sequence ATGAGTAAATGGCTCTTAGCATTTATCATTCTTTCGTATTCCTGTTCACAAAAAAAGAACTTATTGAATATCGAAATTCAAGGACATAGAGGAGCAAGAGGATTGGCTCCAGAAAACAGTATTCCAGGTTTTATTCTTGCGGTTGATCTTGGTGTAAATACATTGGAATTAGATCTTGTAGTATCTAAAGATAAAAAGCTAATTGTAAGTCATGAATCGTTCTTTTCATCGGATTTTTGTCTTGATACAATGAGCCGCCCTATTGAAGAGGATTCAATCATTAATATTTATCAGTTATCCTACTGCGATATCAAAAAGTTTGATTGGGGTCAGTAA
- the murF gene encoding UDP-N-acetylmuramoyl-tripeptide--D-alanyl-D-alanine ligase: MGDFIEFLYARFLLSDGVSIDTRTIKKDNLFFAISGPNFNANQFAEEALEKGAAYAVVDDESYTTSEKIILVDDCLTALQQLAVFHRDRFKRPVIGITGSNGKTTTKELISKVLSEKYIVHATKGNYNNHIGVPLTLLHIHPQVEIAIIEMGANHVGEIAQLCSFSKPTHGLITNIGRAHTETFGGIEGVIRGKSELFDYLRKTESVSFINMNDSVLSNMSKRFEAPIQYPQKDFKLLASTPLLKVALNGIEKVTNVVGRYNYVNMAAAVAIGRFFEVPDENILNALTSYEADNARSQIIRKGSITIILDAYNANPDSMKAALDNLAEQNDSKLAILGDMNELENSDNQHAEVLEHARKLGINRVLTVGEKIGKVANPNQHFESKDQLVAELKKMDLSNSIVLLKASRSIKLESILNSISE, encoded by the coding sequence ATGGGTGACTTTATTGAATTTTTATACGCTAGATTCCTTCTTAGCGATGGAGTTTCTATTGATACGAGAACCATCAAAAAGGATAATCTTTTTTTTGCTATTAGTGGACCTAATTTTAATGCCAATCAATTTGCTGAAGAAGCACTTGAGAAAGGGGCAGCTTACGCAGTTGTAGATGATGAAAGCTATACAACTAGTGAAAAGATCATCCTGGTTGATGATTGTTTAACGGCACTACAACAGTTAGCTGTTTTCCACAGAGATAGGTTTAAAAGACCTGTCATTGGAATTACAGGATCCAATGGAAAAACCACTACCAAGGAATTGATTTCAAAAGTTCTATCTGAGAAATATATCGTTCATGCCACCAAAGGAAACTACAATAATCATATAGGAGTCCCGCTAACCTTACTCCACATTCATCCACAGGTGGAAATTGCCATTATTGAGATGGGAGCAAATCATGTAGGGGAAATAGCTCAGCTATGCAGTTTTTCTAAACCAACGCATGGACTTATTACAAATATTGGACGCGCACATACCGAAACTTTTGGAGGGATTGAAGGCGTTATCAGAGGAAAGAGTGAATTATTTGATTATCTAAGAAAGACTGAGAGTGTTTCTTTTATCAATATGAACGACTCAGTTTTATCAAATATGTCGAAGAGATTTGAGGCACCCATTCAATACCCACAAAAAGACTTTAAACTATTGGCCTCAACACCACTGCTTAAGGTCGCCCTTAATGGCATAGAAAAAGTGACCAATGTTGTAGGGCGATATAATTATGTGAACATGGCGGCAGCTGTTGCTATCGGAAGGTTTTTTGAGGTTCCAGATGAAAATATCCTCAACGCTCTCACTTCCTATGAAGCGGATAATGCAAGATCTCAAATCATTAGAAAAGGCAGCATCACTATTATATTAGATGCTTACAATGCTAATCCTGACTCCATGAAAGCAGCTTTAGATAACCTAGCGGAACAAAATGATTCAAAATTGGCAATTTTGGGCGATATGAACGAATTAGAGAATTCAGATAATCAACATGCAGAAGTATTAGAGCATGCAAGAAAACTTGGTATTAATCGCGTTTTAACTGTGGGTGAAAAAATTGGAAAAGTAGCTAACCCAAACCAGCACTTTGAATCGAAGGATCAGCTTGTTGCGGAGCTAAAAAAAATGGATTTATCAAATTCAATTGTCCTTTTAAAAGCGTCTCGTTCGATCAAATTAGAAAGTATTTTAAATAGTATTTCAGAATGA
- a CDS encoding adenosine kinase, producing MSKKYDVCAIGNALVDYEIEVEDQFFTENEVEKGLMTLVDEDRQRVLLGEVEGKIKKKQGGGSAANTIFGLAEFGGKGFYTCKVADDSDGELYVNDLEKAGIDSNLDSETLYKGTTGKCLVMITPDAERTMNTYLGITTDFSTKELSEEAIKDSEYLFIEGFLVSSPTGLEAMKKAKNVAKENNVKVSLTFSDPSMVKYFNDQMKEVVGEGVDLLFCNIEEAELFAGVKGMEAAKDAIGKIAKEFVITKGKEGALVFDGTAYHEIEPFPTKAVDATGAGDMFAGAYLYGINNGLSHAQAGRLASAASSAVVSKFGPRLNSNHIKEVLSKVDL from the coding sequence ATGAGTAAAAAGTATGATGTATGTGCCATTGGTAATGCTTTGGTGGATTATGAAATTGAAGTAGAAGATCAATTTTTCACTGAAAATGAAGTTGAAAAGGGATTGATGACACTCGTAGATGAGGATAGACAAAGAGTTTTACTCGGTGAGGTTGAAGGAAAAATAAAGAAGAAGCAAGGAGGAGGGTCAGCTGCCAACACTATTTTTGGATTAGCCGAATTTGGTGGAAAAGGGTTTTATACGTGCAAAGTAGCTGATGATTCTGATGGTGAGCTTTACGTCAATGATTTAGAGAAGGCAGGCATAGACTCGAATTTAGATTCAGAAACCCTATACAAAGGAACAACAGGCAAGTGTTTGGTTATGATCACTCCTGACGCAGAAAGAACCATGAATACCTATTTAGGTATTACTACGGATTTCTCAACAAAAGAATTAAGTGAGGAAGCCATAAAAGATTCAGAATATTTATTTATTGAGGGATTTCTAGTTTCATCTCCAACAGGCTTGGAAGCGATGAAGAAGGCCAAAAATGTAGCTAAAGAAAACAATGTGAAGGTTAGTCTAACTTTTTCAGATCCTTCAATGGTCAAGTACTTTAACGACCAAATGAAGGAAGTTGTAGGAGAAGGTGTTGATTTACTTTTCTGCAATATTGAAGAAGCTGAATTGTTTGCAGGAGTTAAAGGAATGGAGGCTGCTAAAGATGCAATTGGAAAGATTGCAAAAGAGTTTGTGATCACAAAAGGTAAGGAGGGTGCTCTTGTCTTTGACGGCACAGCTTACCATGAAATTGAGCCGTTCCCAACAAAGGCCGTAGACGCTACAGGAGCCGGTGATATGTTTGCGGGCGCTTATTTATATGGAATAAATAATGGTTTGTCGCATGCTCAAGCTGGAAGGTTAGCCAGTGCAGCAAGCTCAGCAGTAGTAAGCAAGTTTGGACCTAGATTGAATAGCAATCATATAAAAGAAGTTCTATCAAAAGTTGATCTGTAA
- a CDS encoding metallophosphoesterase, protein MAKKNQINTKTLYRKLDKIYDSSPTLDLNSRGKWVIFSDLHMGDGGSTDDFKRNSKLFQNALEGYYLKNRHTLILNGDVEELQRFQVSKIAKQWASVYKLFNEFNERDAFFKTIGNHDLELQLMKNLPFSYKHYESLKLKFEDDFLFVFHGHQASKKYQQHNELIGFTLKYFANPLGIKSYSVSHSSRKQYKIEKNVYGFSAFNKVVSIIGHTHRPLFESLHKVDRLKYKIEQLCRDFSEAEKDDLSEIKQEIKTHKKELKRYYKENKDHSFQNYVYNTLFHIPCVFNSGCVVGKRGMTCLEIEDDKIRLVHWFDKKISKKYLKQSGYKTERLGDTDFYRLIMNEESLHYIFTRIKFLS, encoded by the coding sequence ATGGCCAAAAAAAACCAAATCAATACCAAGACTCTTTATAGGAAACTTGATAAAATTTACGATTCAAGTCCTACTCTTGATCTTAACTCAAGAGGAAAATGGGTTATTTTCTCAGATCTCCATATGGGAGATGGAGGATCCACTGATGACTTCAAAAGGAATTCCAAACTCTTTCAGAATGCGTTGGAAGGTTATTATCTTAAAAATAGACACACATTAATTCTCAATGGTGATGTAGAGGAATTGCAGCGTTTTCAAGTTAGTAAGATCGCGAAACAATGGGCATCAGTTTATAAGTTGTTCAATGAATTCAATGAAAGGGATGCTTTTTTCAAAACAATTGGTAATCATGATCTAGAGTTACAATTGATGAAAAATCTGCCTTTTAGCTATAAACATTATGAGTCGCTAAAGTTAAAATTTGAGGATGATTTTCTTTTTGTTTTTCATGGACATCAAGCCAGTAAGAAGTATCAACAGCATAATGAATTAATTGGCTTTACACTGAAGTATTTCGCTAATCCTTTAGGCATAAAGAGCTATTCCGTTTCGCACAGTAGTAGAAAGCAGTACAAAATAGAAAAGAACGTTTACGGTTTTTCTGCCTTCAATAAAGTCGTTTCGATTATTGGACATACACATAGGCCATTATTTGAATCATTGCATAAGGTTGATAGGCTAAAGTATAAAATAGAGCAACTCTGCAGAGATTTTTCAGAAGCTGAAAAAGATGATTTGAGTGAAATCAAACAGGAAATTAAGACACATAAAAAAGAACTGAAAAGATATTACAAGGAGAATAAAGACCACAGCTTTCAGAATTATGTCTACAATACACTATTTCATATACCATGTGTTTTTAATTCTGGTTGTGTAGTCGGTAAGCGTGGGATGACATGTTTAGAAATCGAGGATGACAAAATCAGGCTGGTACATTGGTTTGATAAAAAAATTAGTAAGAAGTATTTAAAGCAAAGTGGATATAAAACAGAAAGACTTGGCGATACAGATTTCTACAGATTGATTATGAATGAAGAGTCACTGCACTACATTTTCACACGGATTAAATTTTTATCATGA
- a CDS encoding MGMT family protein, protein MDKDSFFKDVYEVAKLIPEGRVTSYGAIAAYLGVKRSARVVGWAMNGAITEHDVPAHRVVNRIGVLSGKNHFQSPTLMEEMLAAEGVKVKNDQIVNFEKHFWDPMIELGL, encoded by the coding sequence ATGGATAAGGATAGTTTTTTTAAAGATGTATACGAAGTTGCTAAACTTATACCTGAAGGAAGAGTGACAAGTTATGGGGCAATTGCTGCATACCTAGGTGTAAAGAGATCGGCTAGAGTAGTGGGCTGGGCGATGAATGGAGCTATAACAGAACATGATGTTCCTGCTCATCGAGTTGTTAATAGAATTGGCGTTCTATCCGGTAAGAATCACTTTCAGAGCCCAACATTGATGGAAGAAATGCTAGCAGCAGAAGGTGTAAAGGTTAAAAATGATCAAATAGTGAACTTTGAAAAGCATTTTTGGGATCCAATGATTGAATTAGGATTGTAG